From Xylanibacter oryzae DSM 17970, a single genomic window includes:
- the ispF gene encoding 2-C-methyl-D-erythritol 2,4-cyclodiphosphate synthase translates to MKIRVGLGYDVHQLVEGRELWLGGIKIDHTLGLLGHSDADVLIHAICDALLGAANMRDIGYHFPDTSAETLNVDSKILLDKTVKLIATKGYSIGNIDATICAERPKINPHVPSIKKCLSSVMGIDEDDISIKATTTEKLGFTGREEGISAYAVVLIQKS, encoded by the coding sequence ATGAAGATAAGAGTTGGATTAGGATATGATGTCCACCAGTTGGTGGAAGGCCGTGAACTGTGGTTAGGCGGTATAAAAATAGATCATACTTTGGGTCTATTAGGACATAGTGATGCAGATGTACTCATTCATGCTATATGTGATGCACTACTTGGTGCTGCTAATATGCGTGATATAGGTTACCATTTCCCTGATACATCAGCAGAAACATTAAATGTAGACAGCAAAATTCTGCTTGATAAGACCGTAAAGTTAATTGCCACAAAGGGATATTCTATAGGTAATATAGATGCAACTATATGCGCAGAACGTCCTAAAATAAATCCACACGTTCCTTCCATTAAAAAATGTCTCTCTAGTGTTATGGGAATAGATGAGGATGATATATCTATTAAGGCTACTACAACAGAAAAATTAGGATTTACAGGAAGAGAAGAAGGTATCTCCGCTTATGCTGTAGTGCTAATACAAAAGTCTTAA
- a CDS encoding MGH1-like glycoside hydrolase domain-containing protein has translation MKIRNILLLSVSCLSLSFVTAQDKVHYTGDKMSNPSFHDGALSPVVGVHNIQILRANREHPSAVNGNGWTYNHQPMMAYWNGKFYVHYLSDPQSEHVPPSHTMLQTSSDGYHWSNPVELFPEYKVPEGYSKEGIKEKAHNLIAIMHQRVGFYVSKSGKLIAMGNYGVALNPKDDPNDGNGIGRVVREIHKDGTFGPIYFIYYNHAFNQQNTDFPYYKKANSGMRKACEEILANPRYRMQWVEEADRNDSIIPLNKPYKAYNDYTLPDGRLACLWKHALTSISSDGGKTWAEPVERAKGFVNSNAKIWGQRLADGSYATVYNPSEYRWPLAISLSKDGLEYTTLNLVCGEVPPMRYGGNYKSYGPQYVRGIQEGNGKPIDNDMWVSYSMNKEDIWVSRIPVPVQTEAHSQASDDFSKYNSLSQLTQWNIYSPLLAPVSIDGKWLVLKDKDPFDYARIERKIPETKELSVCFEMQASQNSNGLLQIEFLDDNGTACSRLELTGDSLFQAKSGARSGRLINYVPGKTYGVKALLSVANRMITVYVDGKKVGQRMFFAPVHSIDRIMFRTGSQRITPTIDTPADFYGILDRTGEEDTLAEYRIANFKTESMDVDSGAAILKYKDFKHYVDYFNNMEDENIVQAIPNSQSWQWMQENIPLFECPQKNFEQMYYYRWWTLRKHIEKTSAGYAMTEFLVQRTYADKYNLIASAVGHHIHESRWLRNPIYMDQAINTWFHGNNGGPMSKIGKYSSWIAASVWDRYLVDGRKDYIAGLKKDLEWEYGTWEKSHRLNNGLYWQSDVQDAMEETISGGRKKQYARPSINSYMYGNARALANIGILVGDKQLQTLYTHKADTIKHLVESLLWNDKHHFFETLYPDSSSNVREAIGFIPWYFNMPDDNIKYSIAWQQVADESGFSAPYGLTTAERRHPMFRTHGVGKCEWDGAVWPFATSQTLTAMANYINNYSNPVIGDSVFFSQMEKYVQSQTHRGLPYIGEYLDETTGYWLKGDLERSRYYNHSTFNDLIISGIIGLRPRADNTIEINPLIPADKWPWFCLDDVLYHGHNLSVVWDKNGDKYHVGKGFSIFIDGKKVCTYSNLGKVILKDILK, from the coding sequence ATGAAAATAAGAAATATTCTTCTGTTAAGCGTGTCTTGTCTGTCTTTATCTTTTGTTACAGCACAAGACAAAGTACATTATACAGGTGATAAAATGAGCAATCCGTCATTTCATGATGGTGCATTATCTCCTGTTGTTGGAGTTCATAATATACAGATCTTACGTGCTAACCGTGAACATCCATCTGCTGTTAATGGAAATGGATGGACATACAATCATCAACCGATGATGGCTTATTGGAATGGAAAGTTTTATGTACATTATCTTTCAGATCCACAAAGTGAGCATGTACCACCTTCGCATACAATGTTACAAACTTCTTCAGATGGTTATCATTGGAGTAATCCTGTAGAATTGTTCCCTGAATATAAGGTTCCGGAAGGCTACAGCAAGGAAGGTATAAAAGAAAAGGCCCATAATCTAATAGCTATAATGCATCAGCGGGTAGGCTTTTATGTTTCTAAAAGTGGAAAACTTATAGCTATGGGTAATTATGGGGTAGCACTTAACCCTAAGGATGATCCCAATGACGGAAATGGTATAGGTAGGGTAGTAAGAGAAATACATAAGGATGGAACATTTGGACCTATCTATTTTATATATTATAATCATGCCTTTAATCAACAGAATACAGATTTCCCATATTATAAGAAAGCAAACAGTGGTATGCGTAAGGCTTGCGAAGAGATTCTTGCTAATCCACGCTACAGAATGCAGTGGGTTGAAGAAGCAGATAGAAATGATTCGATAATTCCACTTAATAAGCCATATAAAGCCTACAATGACTATACTTTACCTGATGGTAGACTGGCTTGTCTCTGGAAGCATGCATTGACATCTATAAGCAGTGACGGTGGAAAGACTTGGGCCGAACCGGTTGAAAGAGCGAAGGGTTTTGTAAATAGTAATGCCAAAATATGGGGGCAACGACTTGCGGACGGATCTTATGCTACTGTTTATAATCCATCAGAGTATCGTTGGCCGCTTGCTATATCTTTAAGTAAAGATGGACTGGAATATACAACATTGAATCTTGTTTGTGGCGAAGTCCCTCCAATGCGCTATGGAGGTAACTATAAATCATATGGTCCGCAATATGTACGTGGAATACAAGAAGGTAATGGAAAACCTATTGATAATGATATGTGGGTATCTTATAGTATGAATAAAGAGGATATATGGGTATCAAGAATACCAGTCCCTGTTCAGACAGAAGCACATAGTCAGGCGTCAGACGATTTTTCTAAATATAATTCATTGAGTCAACTTACCCAATGGAATATATATTCGCCTTTGTTGGCTCCTGTATCTATTGATGGTAAATGGCTTGTACTAAAAGATAAGGATCCTTTTGATTATGCAAGGATAGAGCGTAAGATACCAGAAACTAAAGAACTATCTGTTTGTTTTGAAATGCAGGCATCACAGAACAGTAATGGATTATTGCAGATTGAGTTTCTTGATGATAATGGAACAGCCTGCTCACGTCTTGAATTGACCGGTGATAGTCTATTTCAGGCTAAGAGTGGGGCGAGATCTGGCAGATTGATTAATTATGTTCCAGGTAAGACATATGGTGTAAAAGCTTTATTATCAGTAGCCAATCGTATGATTACTGTTTATGTAGATGGCAAAAAAGTAGGTCAACGTATGTTCTTTGCCCCAGTGCACTCGATAGATAGAATAATGTTTCGTACTGGCAGTCAGCGTATAACACCTACAATAGATACCCCAGCCGATTTCTATGGAATACTAGATAGAACAGGAGAAGAGGATACACTTGCTGAATATCGTATAGCCAACTTTAAGACAGAATCCATGGATGTAGACTCAGGAGCTGCAATATTAAAGTATAAAGATTTCAAACACTATGTTGATTATTTTAACAACATGGAAGATGAGAACATTGTTCAGGCTATACCGAACTCTCAGTCATGGCAATGGATGCAGGAAAATATACCTCTTTTTGAATGTCCTCAGAAAAACTTTGAACAGATGTATTACTATCGTTGGTGGACTCTTCGCAAACATATAGAAAAAACATCTGCAGGTTATGCAATGACGGAGTTCCTTGTTCAACGTACCTATGCAGACAAATATAATCTTATAGCTTCTGCGGTAGGTCATCATATTCATGAGAGTCGTTGGCTTCGCAATCCTATTTATATGGATCAGGCTATTAATACATGGTTTCATGGTAATAATGGAGGGCCTATGTCTAAAATAGGTAAATACAGTTCTTGGATAGCAGCATCTGTTTGGGATAGATACCTTGTTGATGGCCGAAAAGATTACATTGCAGGACTGAAAAAAGATCTAGAATGGGAGTATGGAACATGGGAGAAAAGTCACCGTCTCAATAATGGATTGTATTGGCAGTCGGATGTTCAGGATGCTATGGAAGAAACCATAAGTGGCGGCCGAAAGAAACAATATGCGCGTCCTTCAATCAATAGTTATATGTATGGAAATGCTCGTGCTCTGGCTAATATTGGAATCCTTGTTGGAGATAAACAATTGCAAACATTATATACTCATAAAGCAGACACCATTAAACATCTGGTAGAAAGTCTTTTATGGAATGACAAACATCATTTTTTTGAAACTCTGTATCCAGATTCCTCATCTAATGTAAGAGAAGCAATCGGTTTTATTCCATGGTATTTTAATATGCCAGATGATAATATTAAATATAGCATAGCATGGCAGCAGGTTGCTGATGAGAGTGGCTTTTCTGCACCTTATGGACTTACAACTGCCGAACGGCGTCATCCTATGTTTCGTACTCATGGAGTAGGTAAGTGTGAGTGGGACGGAGCTGTATGGCCTTTTGCAACATCCCAGACTCTTACTGCTATGGCTAATTATATAAATAATTATTCAAATCCGGTGATAGGGGATAGTGTGTTTTTCTCTCAAATGGAAAAATATGTGCAGAGCCAAACTCACCGTGGATTGCCATATATTGGTGAATATCTAGATGAAACTACAGGTTACTGGTTAAAGGGTGATCTTGAGCGAAGTCGTTATTATAATCATTCTACTTTTAATGACCTTATAATTAGTGGAATAATAGGTTTGCGTCCTCGCGCTGATAATACAATAGAAATAAATCCACTTATCCCTGCTGATAAATGGCCGTGGTTCTGTCTTGATGATGTACTTTATCATGGTCATAACCTAAGTGTGGTATGGGATAAAAATGGTGATAAATATCATGTAGGGAAAGGTTTTAGTATATTTATTGACGGTAAAAAGGTATGTACATATAGCAATCTTGGGAAAGTAATTTTAAAAGATATATTAAAATAA
- a CDS encoding glycoside hydrolase family 43 protein encodes MKKYIYLFIIQILISLYSCGGQKDIYMYTSFHEPADQGLRFLYSIDGAHWDSIPGVWLKPEVGLQKVMRDPSIIRTADGIYRLVWTSSWKGDRGFGYSCSRDLIHWSDERFISVMTDTSTVNVWAPELFYDDTRCETMIVWASCVPHKFERGLEDEDNNHRLYYTTTKDFKTFSKAHLLFDTHFSAIDAMILKRENNEYVMVLKDNTRNNRNLKVSFAKNPHGPWTEPSAPITEDFVEGPTVANTGKGYIIYYDRYRRGDFGALKTSDFRNFTDYTDSISVPMLHKHGTIFRAPEKIVREMLKLHKQ; translated from the coding sequence ATGAAAAAGTATATTTACCTCTTTATAATACAAATATTAATCTCATTATATTCATGTGGTGGACAAAAAGATATATATATGTATACGTCTTTCCATGAACCAGCAGATCAAGGTTTACGTTTTCTGTATAGTATTGACGGGGCACATTGGGATTCAATTCCTGGGGTTTGGCTAAAGCCTGAAGTCGGATTGCAGAAAGTAATGCGCGATCCATCAATCATCCGTACTGCAGATGGAATATACCGTTTGGTATGGACATCAAGTTGGAAAGGTGATAGAGGATTCGGTTATTCATGTAGTAGGGATTTGATACATTGGAGTGACGAACGTTTTATTAGCGTGATGACTGATACCTCTACAGTTAATGTATGGGCTCCTGAATTATTCTACGATGACACTAGATGTGAAACAATGATAGTTTGGGCATCTTGTGTGCCGCATAAATTTGAAAGAGGCTTAGAGGATGAGGACAATAATCATCGTCTATATTATACCACAACAAAAGATTTCAAAACGTTTTCAAAAGCACATTTGTTATTTGATACGCACTTTAGTGCTATAGATGCGATGATCCTAAAAAGGGAAAATAATGAATATGTTATGGTCTTGAAAGACAATACTCGCAATAACCGTAATCTGAAAGTTTCATTTGCTAAGAATCCCCATGGACCATGGACAGAACCTTCTGCACCAATAACTGAAGATTTTGTTGAGGGCCCAACAGTTGCAAATACAGGTAAAGGGTATATCATATATTATGATAGGTATAGAAGAGGTGACTTTGGAGCTTTAAAGACATCCGATTTCCGCAATTTTACGGATTATACCGATAGTATATCAGTGCCAATGCTGCATAAGCATGGAACAATATTCCGTGCCCCGGAAAAGATTGTAAGAGAAATGTTGAAATTGCATAAACAATGA
- the porV gene encoding type IX secretion system outer membrane channel protein PorV, whose translation MKYNLRIITVSLFLLLFGIAVKADDKNDIFNPVNSAVTSQTIAPDARAGAMGDVGAATDPDVNSQYWNPAKYPFCISRAGVSLNYTPWLRQLVNDMDLAYLSGYYRIGDHSAVSGSLRYFSLGEVMTSSDASGSNDMTIKPYEMSMDVAYSLMLSEKFSIAAAVRWIYSDLTYDYTEDTSPGSAFAADIACYYNDYLNIGNRECQLGLGMNISNIGSKISFGGSDNKEFIPTNLRIGAALMVPIDAYNRFTIAADANKLLVPTVPKIKDGETQEQYEQRKQKDYYDLSPISGIFKSFSDAPGGFKEEMQEIQWSLGGEYVYNDKFSLRAGYHDQAANKGNLKYFTVGAGFKMNVFSLDCAYVIATAKSNPLDQTLRFTLSFDMDGIKDLFKRK comes from the coding sequence ATGAAATATAATCTGAGAATAATCACTGTTTCATTATTCCTACTACTATTTGGCATCGCTGTTAAGGCAGATGATAAAAACGATATTTTCAATCCTGTTAATTCAGCAGTAACATCACAAACAATAGCTCCTGATGCCCGTGCCGGGGCAATGGGTGACGTCGGCGCTGCAACAGATCCAGATGTAAATTCTCAATATTGGAATCCTGCAAAATATCCATTCTGCATAAGTCGTGCAGGTGTATCTCTTAATTACACTCCATGGCTTCGTCAGTTAGTTAACGATATGGATCTGGCTTATCTTTCAGGATATTATAGGATTGGAGATCATAGTGCTGTATCAGGTTCTTTGCGTTATTTCTCATTAGGTGAGGTAATGACATCTAGTGATGCAAGTGGCAGTAATGATATGACTATAAAACCTTATGAGATGTCTATGGATGTTGCATATTCTCTTATGTTGAGCGAAAAGTTTTCAATTGCAGCTGCTGTAAGATGGATATACTCAGATCTAACATATGATTATACAGAAGATACATCACCTGGATCAGCTTTTGCTGCAGATATAGCATGTTATTATAATGACTATCTGAATATAGGCAATCGTGAATGTCAGTTGGGTCTTGGTATGAACATCAGTAATATTGGTAGTAAAATATCGTTTGGAGGTTCAGATAATAAAGAATTTATTCCAACAAATCTTCGTATAGGAGCAGCTCTTATGGTGCCTATTGATGCCTATAATCGTTTTACTATTGCAGCTGATGCGAATAAACTTCTTGTACCTACTGTGCCAAAGATAAAGGATGGTGAAACCCAAGAGCAATATGAACAACGTAAGCAAAAAGATTATTATGATTTGTCGCCTATAAGTGGAATATTCAAGAGTTTTTCTGATGCTCCCGGTGGATTCAAAGAAGAAATGCAAGAGATACAGTGGAGTTTAGGAGGCGAATATGTTTATAATGATAAGTTCTCTCTACGTGCAGGATATCATGATCAGGCTGCAAATAAAGGTAATTTGAAATATTTTACAGTTGGTGCCGGTTTCAAAATGAATGTTTTCTCTCTCGATTGTGCTTACGTCATTGCTACTGCAAAAAGTAATCCATTGGACCAGACACTTCGTTTCACTTTATCATTTGATATGGACGGAATTAAAGATCTTTTTAAAAGAAAATAA